GGCCCCTTTGCCCCAAGAGAAGTAGCCTTGGGTTTTGGAAACGAACAAGTCAACCACTTTGCTGCTGCTGCTGAGGTAGGGCGCAAACAGAAGGGCGCGGTAGATCTCCTGGGGGCGTTCTTGCGCTAACCAAGCAGCCAATGTGCCGCCGCCGGACAGCCCCCCGATCGACACCTGTTGGCCAAAGGTGCGTGCTTTGGCTACCCACTCCAACCCAAAGTCCTGATAAACCTTGGGGTCGATCGGGAGGGGAGGCGGGGTTTGGCTGTTCCATTTGCCCGCTTGCCCATGGCCCGGCATCAGGGGAGCCAGCACGTTGTAACCGGCCCGATAGAGCGCTTCCCCGATCGGGACAAATTGATAGGGCGCAGCGGTAAACCCGTGAAATAGCAGACAGACGCGCTGCACGGGGCGATCGTGTAACCAAAAGCGCGATCGACAGTCCGGATGCTTCAGGGGTAGCTTGGCCTCCAGGGTTTGTACCTGTTGGGTCATGCTGCCGATCACTTGCCGATAGTTGCTGATTGGAAGATTCGTACTCAAGATTTCCCCCC
The DNA window shown above is from Limnothrix sp. FACHB-406 and carries:
- a CDS encoding carboxylesterase is translated as MSTNLPISNYRQVIGSMTQQVQTLEAKLPLKHPDCRSRFWLHDRPVQRVCLLFHGFTAAPYQFVPIGEALYRAGYNVLAPLMPGHGQAGKWNSQTPPPLPIDPKVYQDFGLEWVAKARTFGQQVSIGGLSGGGTLAAWLAQERPQEIYRALLFAPYLSSSSKVVDLFVSKTQGYFSWGKGAESSSFDRPGYPGFAVPALATMLKMGQQVLDRARRQPSAPLFVISSQSDQAVGIWDHRALWEDNRKRQPITWQLVFNRVLDIPHTMMTQEEGNRYASLLITLTQAFIESSLTWSDVEAIARRMMNSETFMDAATKLRLTDRVSVHMPAAMTLFDKRAFAMDDLLGENRD